In a single window of the Gossypium hirsutum isolate 1008001.06 chromosome A13, Gossypium_hirsutum_v2.1, whole genome shotgun sequence genome:
- the LOC107947763 gene encoding uncharacterized protein, with amino-acid sequence MAPYDALYGHRCRTTTCWTELGERRVLGPELISDTKHKVRKIRDRLKAASDRQKSYTDLKRKEIEYSVEDLVFLKEIKARPTLTLEEELDHILDRDVKVLRRKLVPVVKSFGEIALVLVQEGVLRLFNWCFGSRKRFNYRFITGV; translated from the exons atggcaccttatgatgCATTATACGGTCATAGGTGTCGTACTACtacgtgttggactgagttgggcgagagGCGTGTTCTGGGTCCTGAATTGATTTCTGATACTAAACATAAAGTTAGAAAGATTCGTGATCGACTGAAGGCAGCATCCGACAGGCAGAAGTCATATACGGATctaaagcgtaaggagattgagtattcggTGGAGGACttggtgtttcttaag GAGATTAAGGCTAGGCCTACTTTGACTCTTGAGGAGGAGCTGGATCATATTTTAGACCGCGATGTGAAAGTTCTGAGGAGGAAGTTGGTTCCAGTAGTGAAG AGCTTTGGGGAGATTGCATTGGTTCTGGTTCAGGAGGGGGTTCTACGACTGTTCAACTG GTGTTTTGGATCTCGGAAGCGTTTCAACTACAGAttcataacaggtgtgtaa